A single window of Mugil cephalus isolate CIBA_MC_2020 chromosome 1, CIBA_Mcephalus_1.1, whole genome shotgun sequence DNA harbors:
- the LOC125010824 gene encoding guanine nucleotide-binding protein G(I)/G(S)/G(T) subunit beta-1: MSELDQLRQEAEQLKNQIRDARKACADATLSQITANIDPVGRIQMRTRRTLRGHLAKIYAMHWGTDSRLLVSASQDGKLIIWDSYTTNKVHAIPLRSSWVMTCAYAPSGNYVACGGLDNICSIYNLKTREGNVRVSRELAGHTGYLSCCRFLDDNQIVTSSGDTTCALWDIETGQQTTTFAGHTGDVMSLSLAPDTRLFVSGACDASAKLWDIREGMCRQTFTGHESDINAICFFPNGNAFATGSDDATCRLFDLRADQELMVYSHDNIICGITSVAFSKSGRLLLAGYDDFNCNVWDTLKADRAGVLAGHDNRVSCLGVTDDGMAVATGSWDSFLKIWN; this comes from the exons ATGAGTGAACTGGATCAGCTACGCCAGGAGGCTGAGCAGCTCAAGAACCAGATCAGA GATGCCAGGAAAGCGTGTGCTGATGCTACCCTGTCTCAG ATCACAGCTAACATTGACCCTGTTGGCCGAATTCAGATGCGCACTAGACGGACACTGAGGGGGCATCTGGCTAAAATCTATGCCATGCACTGGGGCACTGACTCAAG gCTTTTGGTCAGCGCCTCCCAGGATGGCAAACTCATTATTTGGGACAGTTACACCACAAacaag GTCCATGCCATCCCGTTGCGCTCCTCCTGGGTGATGACGTGCGCCTATGCTCCTTCTGGGAACTACGTGGCCTGTGGTGGCCTGGACAACATCTGCTCCATCTACAACCTGAAGACCCGTGAAGGAAATGTGCGTGTCAGCCGCGAGCTGGCCGGACACACAG GTTACCTGTCCTGCTGTCGCTTCCTGGATGACAACCAGATTGTCACTAGCTCTGGAGACACCACCTG TGCTCTGTGGGACATTGAGACTGGTCAGCAGACAACTACTTTTGCTGGTCACACTGGTGACGTTATGAGCCTCTCTCTGGCGCCTGACACCAGGCTGTTTGTGTCTGGAGCCTGTGATGCTTCAGCCAAGCTCTGGGACATCAGAGAAGGAATGTGCCGGCAGACCTTCACTGGCCATGAGTCAGACATCAACGCCATCTGC TTCTTCCCTAATGGCAACGCTTTTGCCACGGGCTCAGACGACGCTACCTGCCGACTGTTTGACCTGCGCGCCGACCAGGAGCTGATGGTTTACTCACACGATAATATCATCTGTGGTATCACCTCCGTCGCATTCTCCAAGAGTGGCCGCCTACTGCTGGCTGGCTATGATGACTTCAACTGCAATGTCTGGGACACTTTGAAGGCCGACCGTGCAG GTGTCCTTGCTGGCCATGATAATCGGGTGAGCTGCTTGGGTGTGACCGATGACGGTATGGCAGTGGCAACAGGCTCCTGGGACAGCTTCCTCAAGATCTGGAACTAG